The following proteins come from a genomic window of Natronosalvus vescus:
- a CDS encoding PHP domain-containing protein has translation MPYADLHVHTTRSDGSLELADVPAAARRADVSVVAVTDHDRLQPFEAPVIERDGVTLVHGIELRVEADDGQRVDLLGYGVEPTDALRAETERIQRDRRERGRAIVENVDDRLGIDLDLDVDTGFGRPHVARAIDADPDSGYDYEGAFDHLIGNDGPCFVARDVCPFEEGREILAEACVVVSLAHPLRYPDPVSALELAADLDAVEREYPYGRAVDLSAVERTIERNDLLETGGSDAHDDQLGRAGLSRASFEELGLESVST, from the coding sequence ATGCCCTACGCCGACTTGCACGTCCATACGACGCGCTCGGACGGAAGCCTCGAGCTGGCGGACGTCCCGGCCGCCGCCCGTCGCGCCGACGTTTCCGTCGTCGCCGTTACCGATCACGACCGCCTCCAGCCGTTCGAGGCCCCGGTAATCGAGCGCGACGGCGTGACGCTCGTCCACGGTATCGAACTCCGGGTCGAGGCCGACGACGGCCAGCGTGTCGACCTACTGGGCTACGGCGTCGAGCCGACCGATGCCCTCCGGGCCGAGACCGAACGCATCCAGCGCGACCGACGCGAACGCGGCCGAGCGATCGTCGAGAACGTCGATGATCGGCTCGGGATCGACCTCGACCTCGACGTCGATACCGGCTTCGGCCGTCCTCACGTGGCGCGAGCGATCGACGCCGACCCCGACTCGGGCTACGACTACGAGGGGGCGTTCGACCACCTCATCGGGAACGACGGGCCGTGTTTCGTGGCCCGTGACGTCTGCCCGTTCGAGGAGGGACGCGAGATACTCGCCGAGGCCTGCGTCGTCGTCTCCCTCGCTCACCCGCTACGGTATCCCGATCCGGTGAGCGCACTCGAGCTGGCGGCCGACCTCGACGCGGTCGAACGCGAGTACCCCTACGGGCGGGCAGTCGACCTGTCGGCCGTCGAGCGGACGATCGAGCGCAACGACCTGCTCGAGACCGGCGGCAGCGACGCCCACGACGACCAACTGGGTCGCGCCGGACTCTCTCGGGCTTCCTTCGAGGAACTGGGCCTCGAGTCGGTCTCAACGTAA
- a CDS encoding DUF5789 family protein yields MFRNRTGEFIDTHEYPATTEELINAYGEEDLELANGSERLADVLSRLQNETFESPDDARLAVYSAMSNEVVGRVGYSDRDPTPLGSRYAPEPMSF; encoded by the coding sequence ATGTTCCGTAACCGAACCGGCGAGTTCATCGACACTCACGAGTACCCCGCAACCACCGAGGAACTGATCAACGCCTACGGCGAGGAGGATCTCGAGTTGGCGAATGGGAGTGAGCGACTCGCGGACGTCCTCTCCCGCCTCCAGAACGAGACGTTCGAGTCGCCGGACGACGCCCGACTGGCGGTCTACTCCGCGATGAGCAACGAGGTGGTGGGTCGCGTCGGGTACTCCGACCGCGATCCGACCCCTCTCGGCAGTCGGTACGCACCCGAGCCGATGTCGTTCTGA
- a CDS encoding cupredoxin domain-containing protein produces MNPQNERSEPTETVGFDRRTVVQTLGAGAILATIGTGSVLASDGQRRTDCDDQNQDQDQDRDREGDDEDGVQANRSGEGMHPVFGFSALDNEVEPPAAPAHTIEAHITPRDDREIPEFFFEPTGLALEPGETVQFLLVSPHHSVTAFHPALGIQQRVPDGVPPVSSPVLPVGASWFYTFDTPGVYDMHCGPHELFGHVVRLVVGEATGPGAEPIPGLGGGNGDDATDGDANGGDESADGDDEPEREDENGDGAPEPRPPVGAAMTVLSDPALEPDRILEQGQVSWDEIDDANKEIEL; encoded by the coding sequence ATGAATCCACAGAACGAGCGTAGCGAACCCACCGAAACCGTCGGCTTCGATCGACGAACCGTCGTCCAGACCCTCGGTGCAGGAGCGATTCTCGCAACGATCGGCACCGGGTCGGTTCTCGCGAGCGACGGCCAACGACGAACTGACTGCGACGACCAAAACCAAGACCAAGACCAAGACCGGGATCGAGAAGGTGACGACGAAGATGGGGTGCAAGCCAATCGATCCGGCGAGGGTATGCATCCAGTCTTTGGATTTTCGGCACTGGATAACGAGGTCGAGCCGCCGGCCGCGCCGGCCCACACGATCGAAGCCCACATCACGCCACGTGACGACCGCGAGATCCCGGAGTTCTTCTTCGAACCGACGGGGCTCGCGCTCGAGCCGGGTGAGACCGTTCAGTTCCTGCTCGTCTCGCCACATCACAGCGTGACGGCGTTCCATCCGGCGCTCGGTATCCAGCAGCGGGTTCCGGACGGTGTCCCGCCGGTTTCGTCACCCGTGCTTCCGGTCGGTGCGTCCTGGTTTTACACGTTCGACACACCGGGCGTGTACGACATGCACTGTGGCCCACACGAGCTGTTCGGCCACGTCGTCCGACTCGTCGTAGGAGAGGCGACCGGGCCGGGTGCGGAACCGATTCCCGGATTGGGAGGCGGAAACGGAGACGACGCCACTGATGGCGACGCCAACGGCGGCGATGAGTCGGCAGACGGTGACGACGAACCGGAGCGCGAAGACGAGAACGGGGATGGTGCACCCGAACCCAGACCACCGGTCGGTGCCGCGATGACTGTGCTGAGTGACCCCGCCCTCGAGCCAGACCGGATCCTCGAGCAGGGACAGGTCTCCTGGGACGAGATCGACGACGCAAACAAAGAAATCGAACTGTAA
- a CDS encoding DUF5784 family protein, which yields MARPLRFRYSPQRWSDQRVHQEIYTPLNNNLGARAAGPWFAIGGSWDTHRFEMANGDVALFARSDDGAYWMGNTETPSSLWRTDKFGWESVPYQVARWSQRELLATLHERDAWLADYPYLSWFFLPVFMSKDGRESTRAFFREHAAGFPDAGRRESTRYIESILETGALDEYRDVMAGKLGTSPHVDRVRMSAAMAEFIAAKVLVDADYEITPEIEVTTGHSLDYRAVDRATNTNVLVEVTRPQPPANRAAAGPVAAVRDTAETKTSGQLAEHGGGATLFVDCSSFPDDAWAAVRGEQPDVRHRPAVVYRARPDGRIEGYRKGSVPLELDDVISFVS from the coding sequence GTGGCACGGCCGCTTCGCTTTCGATACTCGCCCCAACGCTGGAGCGATCAGCGCGTTCACCAGGAGATTTACACCCCGCTAAATAACAATCTCGGCGCTCGAGCCGCCGGCCCGTGGTTCGCCATCGGCGGATCGTGGGACACCCACCGGTTCGAGATGGCAAACGGTGACGTCGCCCTCTTCGCTCGCTCGGACGACGGGGCCTACTGGATGGGGAACACCGAAACACCGTCCTCGCTGTGGCGAACCGACAAGTTCGGCTGGGAGTCCGTCCCGTACCAGGTCGCTCGGTGGTCCCAGCGAGAGCTGCTCGCGACGCTGCACGAACGCGATGCGTGGCTGGCCGACTACCCCTACCTCTCGTGGTTTTTCCTCCCCGTGTTCATGTCCAAGGACGGCCGAGAATCGACCCGGGCGTTCTTTCGCGAACACGCCGCAGGCTTTCCCGACGCCGGTCGACGCGAGAGCACCCGATACATCGAGTCGATCCTCGAGACCGGGGCCCTGGACGAGTACCGAGACGTCATGGCCGGCAAACTCGGCACGAGTCCACACGTCGACCGCGTCCGCATGAGCGCGGCGATGGCCGAGTTCATCGCCGCCAAGGTGCTCGTCGATGCCGACTACGAGATCACACCCGAAATCGAGGTTACGACCGGCCACTCCCTCGATTACCGGGCCGTCGATCGTGCGACGAACACCAACGTCCTGGTCGAGGTCACCCGACCGCAGCCGCCGGCCAACCGCGCTGCCGCCGGTCCCGTCGCAGCCGTCCGGGACACCGCCGAGACGAAAACCAGCGGCCAACTGGCCGAACACGGCGGCGGCGCGACGCTCTTCGTCGACTGCTCGAGTTTCCCAGACGACGCCTGGGCGGCCGTCCGGGGCGAACAGCCGGACGTCAGGCACCGCCCCGCAGTGGTTTACCGCGCTCGACCGGATGGCCGGATCGAAGGGTACCGGAAGGGATCGGTGCCACTCGAGCTGGACGACGTAATATCATTTGTTAGCTGA
- a CDS encoding DUF5786 family protein: MSMGAYDEDEHERRERQASKVDTDFDDERTIYHGKVEYDSGESAEALLDKFQEIKSN, translated from the coding sequence ATGTCAATGGGTGCCTATGACGAAGACGAGCACGAGCGCCGTGAACGCCAGGCGTCGAAGGTCGACACCGATTTCGACGACGAGCGAACGATCTATCACGGGAAGGTGGAGTACGACTCGGGGGAGTCTGCGGAAGCGCTTCTCGATAAGTTCCAGGAGATCAAGTCGAACTAG
- a CDS encoding NAD(P)H-binding protein has product MRILLTGATGFVGSRLLETLRAREHDVSVFVRDATTTAFPDDVTVFEGDVTDSERLEPALAGVDVAVYLIHSMGSSGDIAARDRKAARTFERAASATGVDRVVYLSGLGADRDGVSAHLRSRREVEILLGAGSYDLTVLRTAVIVGERSASFRMLFQPATRLPVMITPRWVDTPCQPIAIEDVIEYLVGVLETPETANETYEIGGPAALSFREMLLEIARICGGREPRILPVPVRSLQLSSYWVGLVTDVPTNVASPLIEGMKNPVVVTDDRLESLLEVQPMGFDAAVRRTVADRQASSVRQSSESNSARRSRGRDHGYGYDHDHDRAHPEQTAEKP; this is encoded by the coding sequence ATGCGGATCCTCCTCACGGGAGCGACCGGCTTCGTCGGGAGTCGCCTGCTCGAGACGCTGCGTGCCCGGGAGCACGATGTGTCGGTGTTCGTCAGGGATGCGACGACGACAGCGTTTCCCGACGACGTGACCGTCTTCGAAGGCGACGTCACCGATAGCGAGCGACTCGAGCCAGCACTCGCGGGCGTCGACGTGGCTGTCTACCTGATTCACAGTATGGGATCGTCGGGCGACATCGCAGCCCGGGATCGGAAGGCCGCCCGCACGTTCGAACGGGCGGCGAGCGCGACGGGCGTCGACCGAGTCGTCTACCTCAGCGGCCTCGGGGCCGATCGAGACGGGGTCTCGGCGCACCTTCGGTCGCGCCGCGAGGTCGAAATTTTGCTGGGAGCCGGATCGTACGACCTCACGGTGCTCCGAACCGCTGTGATCGTTGGCGAAAGAAGCGCGAGTTTTCGAATGCTCTTCCAACCTGCAACCCGACTGCCCGTGATGATCACGCCCCGCTGGGTGGATACCCCCTGTCAGCCAATCGCGATCGAGGACGTGATCGAGTATCTGGTCGGCGTCCTCGAGACGCCGGAGACTGCCAACGAAACGTACGAGATCGGCGGGCCAGCGGCCCTCAGTTTCCGGGAAATGCTGCTCGAGATCGCGCGTATTTGCGGTGGGCGCGAGCCACGTATTCTGCCAGTTCCCGTGCGCTCGCTCCAACTGTCGTCGTACTGGGTTGGCCTCGTGACCGACGTCCCCACGAACGTGGCTTCCCCGCTCATCGAGGGAATGAAAAATCCTGTCGTCGTTACCGACGACCGCCTCGAGTCGCTCCTCGAGGTGCAGCCGATGGGGTTCGACGCCGCCGTGCGCCGGACAGTAGCCGACCGGCAAGCGTCATCCGTCAGGCAGAGTTCGGAGTCGAACTCGGCTCGTCGCAGTCGGGGTCGTGATCACGGTTACGGATACGACCACGATCACGATCGAGCACACCCCGAGCAAACGGCGGAGAAGCCGTGA
- a CDS encoding YkgJ family cysteine cluster protein — MEVYCQGCAGCCIDWRPLLEDDQRPTQPTRTKGHDETAVDEADENGHEHERRLRRRPAIDDVYNLVPLTRDEIRAFLETGLGDVLIPRLWEADAVDDAVTVDGYDLAAIEGRPTFFVGLRKPPKPVAPFGRTTRAWLPTCVFLDPDTLQCRLHEDSRYPDECAAYPAHNVALEQETECERVERAVGGTRIRRDETAAGRGITVTVDADPTDGLLLGRQAIGQKLFVHPNPEALEGRIDRLVAGEATDEDRATFVAIAAASAPGTLSHSEPHAERARTQVLEADSWAGRAIREWERLEAADGDAPGTAVSSAIDGSFEVADGAPPTPGWDALENEEAGG; from the coding sequence ATGGAGGTGTACTGCCAGGGCTGTGCCGGGTGCTGTATCGACTGGCGGCCGCTACTCGAGGACGACCAGCGTCCCACACAACCGACACGAACGAAGGGGCACGACGAGACGGCCGTCGACGAGGCCGACGAAAACGGCCACGAGCACGAACGCAGACTCCGTCGACGACCCGCAATCGACGACGTCTACAACCTCGTCCCACTCACCCGCGACGAGATCCGGGCGTTCCTCGAGACCGGCCTGGGCGACGTGTTGATCCCGCGGCTGTGGGAAGCCGACGCCGTCGACGACGCGGTCACGGTCGACGGCTACGACCTCGCTGCCATCGAGGGTCGCCCGACCTTCTTCGTCGGCCTCAGAAAACCACCAAAACCGGTCGCGCCCTTCGGTCGGACGACGCGAGCGTGGCTCCCCACCTGTGTCTTCCTCGATCCCGACACCCTCCAGTGTCGCCTGCACGAAGATAGCCGGTATCCGGACGAGTGCGCGGCCTACCCCGCCCACAACGTGGCCCTCGAGCAAGAGACCGAGTGTGAACGAGTCGAACGGGCGGTTGGCGGGACGCGAATTCGCCGCGACGAGACCGCCGCCGGTCGCGGAATCACCGTCACCGTCGACGCCGATCCCACAGACGGCCTCCTGCTCGGACGACAGGCCATCGGCCAGAAGCTCTTCGTCCATCCCAATCCCGAGGCACTCGAGGGTCGAATCGACCGACTTGTCGCCGGCGAGGCGACCGACGAGGATCGGGCCACGTTCGTCGCCATCGCGGCCGCCTCAGCACCAGGCACGCTTAGCCACTCCGAACCACACGCCGAACGCGCGAGAACGCAGGTACTCGAGGCGGACTCCTGGGCCGGTCGGGCGATCCGCGAGTGGGAGCGCCTCGAGGCTGCCGACGGCGATGCGCCGGGAACGGCCGTCTCGTCCGCCATCGACGGCTCGTTCGAGGTGGCTGACGGCGCACCACCGACCCCTGGGTGGGACGCACTCGAGAACGAGGAAGCCGGCGGGTAG
- a CDS encoding DUF7561 family protein, protein MGRTACDGCGRPISITGGIANFWTFGDRDGTDGAALTLELEDGSSHLLCYPCIDALPEHPTAADVETLSTADHADSVDLGNSVESGDSPAE, encoded by the coding sequence ATGGGTCGAACCGCCTGTGACGGCTGTGGTCGCCCGATCTCGATCACCGGCGGCATCGCCAACTTCTGGACGTTCGGCGACCGCGACGGAACCGATGGCGCAGCGCTGACGCTCGAACTCGAGGACGGCTCGAGTCACCTGCTGTGTTATCCCTGTATCGACGCGCTGCCGGAACACCCGACGGCGGCGGATGTCGAGACGTTATCGACGGCAGATCACGCGGACTCGGTGGACTTGGGTAACTCCGTGGAATCCGGGGACTCGCCAGCCGAGTAA
- a CDS encoding S1C family serine protease encodes MTRSRVDRRRFLSLAGTGALAAIAGCAEPGSSTGQPDQPDSEPNAASVDTDEGSLADGSAYTDVYETTIDAVTLVRVHGEGGFGGPAQGEGSGFLHPSGYVVTNDHVVFSSDDVDVDIQYTDGRWTTAEVVGTDFYSDLAVLEVEAVPDEIQPLAFTEERPVVGQEVLAIGNPVGLDGSMSQGIVSGVNRSISPAWHDFSYPNVVQTDAAVNPGNSGGPLVDMNGEVVGVVHATQGENIGLAISAALSRRVVPELIDEGEFHHSHMGIRLLPVDPTIAEANDLERANGILIVEVEPDGPADGVLEPSDGSPGEIPTGGDVIREVDGEPIPDNHALSTYLALETDPGDTVELTVSRNNDEETVDLTLGARPEPGSSPF; translated from the coding sequence ATGACACGCTCGAGAGTAGATCGTCGTCGCTTTCTCTCGCTCGCAGGGACGGGCGCGCTCGCGGCTATCGCCGGCTGTGCCGAGCCTGGCTCCAGCACGGGCCAACCCGACCAGCCCGACTCCGAACCGAACGCCGCCTCGGTCGACACCGACGAGGGATCCCTGGCCGACGGCTCCGCGTACACCGACGTCTACGAGACGACCATCGACGCCGTGACGCTCGTCCGCGTCCACGGCGAGGGCGGATTCGGCGGCCCCGCACAGGGAGAGGGGTCGGGCTTTCTGCACCCCAGCGGCTACGTCGTCACCAACGATCACGTCGTCTTCAGCAGCGACGACGTCGACGTCGACATACAGTACACCGACGGCCGGTGGACGACGGCAGAGGTCGTCGGCACCGACTTCTACAGCGACCTGGCCGTCCTCGAGGTCGAGGCGGTTCCCGACGAGATACAGCCGCTCGCGTTCACCGAGGAGCGCCCCGTCGTCGGCCAGGAGGTACTGGCCATCGGGAACCCCGTCGGGCTCGACGGCTCGATGTCACAGGGGATCGTCAGTGGCGTCAACCGGTCGATCTCGCCCGCCTGGCACGACTTCTCGTACCCGAACGTAGTGCAGACCGATGCGGCCGTCAACCCCGGCAACAGCGGCGGCCCGCTGGTCGACATGAACGGCGAAGTCGTGGGCGTCGTCCACGCCACACAGGGCGAAAACATCGGGCTGGCGATCTCCGCGGCGTTGAGCCGCCGTGTCGTCCCCGAACTCATCGACGAGGGCGAATTCCACCACTCCCACATGGGGATCAGGTTGCTCCCCGTCGATCCGACGATCGCCGAGGCGAACGACCTCGAGCGGGCGAACGGTATCCTGATCGTGGAGGTCGAACCCGACGGCCCCGCCGACGGCGTTCTCGAGCCGAGCGACGGCTCGCCGGGGGAAATTCCCACCGGCGGCGACGTCATCCGAGAGGTCGACGGCGAACCCATCCCGGATAACCACGCCCTCTCGACGTATCTGGCCCTCGAGACCGATCCGGGCGACACGGTCGAACTCACGGTCTCGCGGAATAACGACGAGGAAACCGTCGACCTCACGCTTGGCGCGCGGCCCGAACCGGGATCGAGTCCGTTCTGA
- a CDS encoding tRNA pseudouridine(54/55) synthase Pus10: protein MTLTEDARELLAAGPVCDACLGRPFADRSFGLTNAERGRALRTTIALADDVDFEPVEPADCWVCEGYCGTFDAIAEMIVDQLEGVGFETYQVGTRVPPLVEENDRLLREDAGLAEDAGEPLKREVNREVGRRVGKRTGAEFDLDRPDVLVVIDLEAFDPLTMIADDEAGDATVTSHAADVQINPAFVYGRYRKLERDIPQTEWPCRECGGSGVQLGDDGEEPCEYCGGSGYLYDTSVEQVVRPHVVEAMDGDEGTFHGAGREDVDALMLEGGRPFVLEVKRPNRRSPDPTELEEAINEAADGAVEVEGLRLATYEMVERVKEHDASKQYRADVTFEEPIDEETFAEALAELDGATLEQYTPERVDHRRASLTRTRTVHSIEGELLEPTRAEIRVHGEGGLYIKELISGDNGRTDPSVAGLVGTGAEVTELDVLAVEGEDEPFEREAFFRDSPDDDDEAV from the coding sequence ATGACGCTCACGGAAGACGCCCGCGAGCTGCTCGCGGCGGGGCCCGTCTGTGACGCCTGCCTGGGCCGCCCGTTCGCCGACCGCAGTTTCGGGCTGACCAACGCCGAACGCGGCCGGGCGCTGCGGACGACGATTGCCCTGGCCGACGACGTCGATTTCGAGCCGGTCGAACCGGCCGACTGCTGGGTGTGTGAGGGGTACTGCGGGACGTTCGACGCCATCGCCGAGATGATCGTCGATCAGCTCGAGGGGGTCGGCTTCGAGACCTACCAGGTCGGAACGCGGGTGCCGCCGCTGGTCGAGGAGAACGACCGACTGCTTCGGGAGGACGCCGGTCTGGCCGAGGACGCGGGCGAGCCGCTGAAACGCGAGGTCAACCGCGAAGTCGGCCGCCGCGTCGGTAAACGGACGGGTGCCGAGTTCGATCTCGACCGCCCCGACGTGCTCGTCGTGATCGATCTCGAGGCGTTCGATCCGCTGACGATGATCGCTGACGACGAAGCGGGCGATGCCACGGTCACGAGCCACGCCGCCGACGTCCAGATCAACCCGGCGTTCGTCTACGGCCGCTACCGCAAACTCGAACGGGATATCCCGCAGACGGAGTGGCCCTGCCGTGAGTGTGGCGGGAGCGGCGTCCAGCTCGGCGACGACGGCGAGGAACCCTGTGAGTACTGTGGTGGCTCGGGCTATCTGTACGACACGAGCGTCGAGCAGGTCGTCCGACCCCACGTCGTCGAGGCGATGGACGGCGACGAGGGAACCTTCCACGGTGCTGGCCGCGAGGACGTCGACGCGCTGATGCTCGAGGGTGGCCGACCGTTCGTCCTCGAGGTCAAGCGACCCAATCGACGTTCGCCCGATCCCACCGAACTCGAGGAGGCGATCAACGAGGCTGCCGACGGCGCCGTCGAGGTCGAGGGGTTGCGGCTGGCGACCTACGAGATGGTCGAGCGGGTGAAAGAACACGACGCGAGCAAGCAGTATCGAGCCGACGTGACCTTCGAGGAGCCGATCGACGAGGAGACGTTCGCCGAGGCGCTCGCGGAACTCGACGGGGCGACCCTCGAGCAGTACACGCCCGAGCGCGTCGACCACCGGCGGGCGAGCCTGACACGGACGCGGACGGTGCATTCGATCGAGGGCGAGTTGCTCGAGCCCACTCGGGCGGAGATCCGCGTCCACGGGGAGGGTGGGCTCTACATCAAGGAACTCATCAGCGGCGACAACGGGCGCACCGACCCGAGCGTTGCCGGCCTCGTCGGAACGGGTGCCGAGGTGACGGAACTCGACGTCCTCGCCGTCGAGGGTGAGGACGAGCCGTTCGAACGGGAGGCCTTCTTCAGGGACTCGCCGGACGACGACGACGAGGCTGTATAG
- the rnhB gene encoding ribonuclease HII, translating into MAFGVDEAGKGPVFGSMFAAAVAADPDRLPDGIADSKRLSPSRRETLAATLHEDDRVHVGVAEITPARIDTSDTDMNSLTVEAHARALEVAGTDLSLDPTQIARCDACDTDADRFARRVADACSLDVAVEAEHGADDDDPLVGAASIVAKVERDAHVDTIAAEYGDIGSGYPSDPTTRAFLEDYVDSHGDLPPFARASWSTCADVLAAAEQTGLEQF; encoded by the coding sequence ATCGCGTTCGGCGTCGACGAGGCGGGCAAGGGGCCGGTCTTCGGGTCGATGTTCGCGGCTGCCGTCGCCGCCGATCCCGATCGGCTCCCCGACGGAATCGCCGACTCGAAACGGCTCTCACCGTCCCGGCGGGAGACCCTCGCCGCGACCCTCCACGAGGACGACCGCGTTCACGTCGGCGTCGCCGAAATCACGCCCGCCCGCATCGACACCTCAGACACCGACATGAACAGCTTGACCGTCGAGGCGCACGCCCGCGCCCTCGAGGTGGCCGGAACCGACCTCTCGCTCGACCCAACGCAGATCGCTCGGTGTGACGCCTGCGACACCGACGCCGATCGGTTCGCACGCCGGGTTGCCGACGCCTGCAGCCTCGACGTCGCGGTCGAAGCCGAGCACGGTGCCGACGACGACGACCCGCTGGTCGGGGCCGCGAGCATCGTCGCGAAGGTCGAACGCGACGCCCACGTCGACACCATCGCCGCGGAGTACGGCGATATCGGGAGTGGGTACCCCTCCGATCCGACCACACGAGCGTTTCTCGAGGACTACGTGGACAGCCACGGCGACCTCCCGCCGTTCGCCCGCGCCTCGTGGTCGACCTGTGCCGACGTCCTCGCGGCGGCCGAGCAGACGGGACTCGAGCAATTTTGA
- a CDS encoding class I SAM-dependent methyltransferase, with amino-acid sequence MNEDDVASTLSAYEADVDAYVEKYRSMSVLEAHGEPFLEAIDDESEDGSGCRILDVGCGPGSDLEALSARGYEVIGLDFTASFLRAAAEHVPVANLVRGDMRELPLADDAIHGVWASASFLHVPRADASRTLSEFRRVLRPDGVLYLSVKRARFAARDDSERAFEPYDPDAIRTLLETAGLDVQVVHASDGWVAALATAN; translated from the coding sequence GTGAACGAAGACGACGTCGCCAGCACCCTGTCCGCCTACGAAGCCGACGTCGACGCCTACGTCGAGAAATACCGCTCGATGTCAGTGCTCGAAGCACACGGCGAGCCGTTCCTCGAGGCGATCGACGACGAGAGCGAGGACGGGAGTGGCTGTCGGATCCTCGACGTCGGCTGTGGCCCCGGCAGCGACCTCGAGGCGCTTTCAGCCCGTGGCTACGAGGTGATCGGGCTCGATTTCACCGCCTCGTTCCTCCGTGCAGCGGCCGAACACGTTCCGGTCGCGAACCTCGTTCGCGGTGATATGCGGGAGTTGCCGCTCGCGGACGACGCCATTCACGGGGTCTGGGCCAGCGCATCGTTTCTGCACGTCCCGCGAGCTGACGCATCGCGCACGCTGTCGGAGTTCCGGCGCGTTCTCAGACCCGACGGGGTGCTGTACCTCTCGGTGAAGCGGGCGAGATTCGCGGCTCGAGACGACAGCGAGCGCGCCTTCGAACCCTATGATCCTGATGCGATTCGAACGCTGCTCGAGACCGCCGGCCTCGACGTACAGGTCGTCCACGCCAGCGACGGCTGGGTGGCGGCGCTCGCGACCGCGAATTGA
- a CDS encoding DUF5810 domain-containing protein yields MGYVCPVCDAGVVDTRQLADHVAVTASLGRADHLEWLESHAPEWESSTREELAAVVTEYALEMETPVSEDDPEGPRPSSPGQAQVQEPMLEDAIARQSRGPGRGELTGTAESVLEEAMAMTREMESTDGEADDEDAGAADSSSDDGSGSSSPDDDQYSSDSAVDDDECDP; encoded by the coding sequence ATGGGATACGTCTGCCCCGTCTGCGATGCCGGCGTCGTCGACACCCGCCAGCTGGCCGACCACGTCGCCGTCACGGCCTCACTCGGGCGCGCCGACCACCTCGAGTGGCTCGAGTCCCACGCCCCGGAGTGGGAGTCCTCGACGCGCGAGGAGCTCGCCGCCGTCGTCACGGAGTACGCCCTCGAGATGGAGACGCCCGTTTCCGAGGACGACCCCGAAGGCCCGAGGCCGTCGTCACCAGGACAGGCACAGGTTCAGGAACCGATGCTCGAGGACGCCATCGCCAGACAGAGCCGCGGCCCTGGCCGCGGGGAGTTGACCGGAACGGCCGAGTCGGTGCTCGAGGAGGCGATGGCGATGACCAGAGAGATGGAGTCGACAGACGGCGAGGCCGATGACGAGGACGCCGGTGCAGCGGACTCGAGTTCGGACGACGGGAGTGGCTCGAGTTCTCCCGACGACGATCAATACTCGAGCGATAGTGCTGTGGACGATGACGAGTGCGACCCGTAA
- a CDS encoding DUF5809 family protein, translating to MHTVGTFAPDTLEEAREQYDSVGPAAQTVVREVARAMDFDREEYGDRVSSDVVETARDALFASLLTVHVASREEYDEWRDGYDGEVIEAGSEHVDNVAWHAGPADEAVAATFQEQEEAAIATLRRQAFGRLYREQL from the coding sequence ATGCACACAGTGGGAACGTTCGCACCCGACACCCTCGAGGAAGCCCGCGAACAGTACGACTCGGTCGGCCCCGCGGCCCAGACCGTCGTCCGCGAAGTCGCCAGGGCCATGGACTTCGACCGCGAGGAGTACGGCGACCGCGTCTCGAGCGACGTCGTGGAGACGGCCCGAGATGCCCTCTTCGCGAGTTTGCTCACCGTTCACGTCGCCAGTCGAGAGGAGTACGACGAGTGGCGCGACGGCTACGACGGCGAGGTGATCGAGGCCGGGAGTGAGCACGTCGACAACGTAGCCTGGCACGCCGGGCCCGCGGATGAGGCGGTTGCGGCGACGTTCCAGGAACAGGAGGAGGCGGCGATCGCCACGCTCAGACGGCAGGCGTTCGGACGGCTGTACCGAGAGCAGCTTTGA